In Dromiciops gliroides isolate mDroGli1 chromosome 5, mDroGli1.pri, whole genome shotgun sequence, the following are encoded in one genomic region:
- the PDE6H gene encoding retinal cone rhodopsin-sensitive cGMP 3',5'-cyclic phosphodiesterase subunit gamma: protein MSDNNMLAPPASSQGPTTPRKAPPKFKQRQTRQFKSKPPKKGVKGFGDDIPGMEGLGTDITVICPWEAFSHLELHELAQFGII, encoded by the exons ATGAGTGACAACAACATGCTGGCCCCTCCAGCCTCCAGCCAGGGTCCTACCACTCCACGCAAGGCACCCCCTAAATTCAAGCAGAGACAGACTCGACAATTTAAGAGCAAGCCTCCTAAGAAAGGTGTAAAAGG GTTTGGAGATGACATCCCGGGCATGGAGGGCCTTGGAACAG ATATCACGGTCATATGTCCCTGGGAAGCCTTCAGCCATCTGGAATTACACGAGCTGGCTCAGTTTGGAATCATCTAA